In Oryza brachyantha chromosome 2, ObraRS2, whole genome shotgun sequence, a single window of DNA contains:
- the LOC102703554 gene encoding F-box/kelch-repeat protein At1g22040-like: MGSVLSASNSNGRSMDRYEKSGFNSNKRVKISRYEYDSFQRIIPTLPDELSFQILARLPRIYYLKMKMVSQAWKVAITSSELSQLRRELGLTEEWLYVLTKLEPNKLNCYALDPLLCKWQRLPPMPSFVSEEESTGRTQSSWFQMWNVVGSSIRIADFIKGWFRRRYGLDQMPFCGCTVGVADGCLYVFGGFSRAVALNCVFRYDPSLNVWQEMSPMISGRAFSKAALLQSKLYVVGGVSRGRNGLLPLRSGEVFDPKTGIWSELPEMPFMKAQVLPTAFLADVLKPIATGMASYKGKLYVPQSLYSWPFFFDIGGEIYDPESNSWETMPDGLGDGWPARQAGTKLGIVVNNELYTLEPSSSLDSGQIKRYDSEQDTWITSVPQVPVHDFTDAEAPFLLAGLHGKVHVITKEANNNLQVMQAVLQDNIENSPSEENIIWNILASKNFGSAEIVSCQVLDV; the protein is encoded by the coding sequence ATGGGCTCTGTTCTAAGTGCTTCAAATAGTAATGGTCGATCTATGGACCGGTACGAAAAATCTGGATTTAATTCTAATAAGAGGGTCAAGATCTCCAGATATGAGTATGATTCATTTCAGAGGATAATTCCGACTCTTCCCGATGAGCTCTCCTTTCAGATTCTAGCCAGGTTACCGCGgatttattatctaaagatgaagatggttaGCCAAGCTTGGAAGGTGGCAATCACCAGCAGTGAACTTTCGCAGCTGAGAAGAGAGCTTGGCCTAACTGAAGAGTGGTTGTATGTACTGACCAAACTTGAGCCAAACAAACTCAATTGTTATGCTCTTGATCCATTGTTATGCAAATGGCAAAGGTTGCCACCAATGCCATCTTTTGTCAGTGAGGAGGAATCCACTGGGAGGACACAGTCGTCTTGGTTCCAGATGTGGAATGTTGTGGGCTCAAGTATAAGGATTGCTGACTTCATAAAAGGATGGTTTCGTCGCCGATATGGTTTGGACCAGATGCCGTTCTGTGGTTGCACTGTTGGAGTTGCTGATGGTTGCTTGTATGTGTTTGGGGGATTTTCCAGAGCTGTTGCCCTCAACTGTGTATTTAGATATGACCCTTCCCTCAATGTGTGGCAGGAAATGAGCCCGATGATCTCAGGTCGAGCTTTCTCAAAGGCAGCATTACTGCAGAGTAAGCTATATGTTGTTGGTGGAGTTAGCAGGGGTCGGAATGGCTTGCTTCCTCTACGGTcgggtgaagtttttgatccCAAAACCGGTATATGGAGTGAGTTGCCTGAAATGCCTTTCATGAAAGCACAGGTACTACCAACAGCTTTCTTGGCTGATGTGCTGAAGCCTATCGCCACTGGAATGGCATCATACAAGGGAAAGCTATATGTTCCTCAGAGCTTATACTCATGGCCATTCTTTTTTGACATTGGAGGTGAAATTTATGACCCAGAATCGAATTCTTGGGAAACAATGCCAGATGGTCTTGGTGATGGATGGCCAGCAAGGCAGGCAGGCACAAAATTAGGTATTGTCGTGAATAACGAACTTTATACGTTGGAGCCTTCGAGCTCCTTGGACAGTGGCCAGATAAAAAGATATGATTCTGAACAAGACACCTGGATAACTAGTGTACCGCAGGTTCCTGTTCATGATTTCACCGATGCAGAGGCTCCTTTTTTACTTGCTGGCCTTCATGGAAAGGTCCATGTTATTACAAAAGAGGCAAACAACAATCTTCAAGTTATGCAAGCTGTATTGCAGGATAACATTGAGAACAGTCCATCTGAAGAAAACATCATATGGAACATACTGGCTTCGAAGAACTTTGGGTCTGCTGAGATCGTTAGCTGTCAAGTTCTTGATGTCTAA
- the LOC102703839 gene encoding uncharacterized protein LOC102703839, with amino-acid sequence MASMMGGDFVEAYVLKNAYKEKLRRMEAAEAAAAAGGKKEGGVAVAGSAGEKKAASAGRSRGGGMFGLMKKKVHPKAAPATAMETSSA; translated from the coding sequence ATGGCGTCCATGATGGGAGGAGACTTCGTGGAGGCGTACGTGCTCAAGAACGCCTACAAGGAGAAGCTGAGGCgcatggaggcggcggaggcggcggcggcggccggtgggaagaaggagggcggcgtcgccgtcgctggctCTGCAGGGGAGAAGAAAGCAGCTTCGGCCGGCAGGAGCAGAGGCGGCGGCATGTTTGGGCTCATGAAGAAGAAGGTGCACCCCaaagcggcgccggcgacggccatgGAAACCAGTAGCGCTTGA
- the LOC102710850 gene encoding phosphopantothenate--cysteine ligase 1 isoform X1 has product MVAAEENPESFFAAAPPLRDADAFAARLAEFLARNSAGIREGGRRRIVCVTSGGTTVPLEQRCVRYIDNFSSGHRGAASTEYFLKAGYAVIFLNRRGSCQPYCRFLPDDSFLKFFDVDAESKVQVAECHAPVVKKAIGDYCKAIEGGSLLKVPFTTIFEYLQLLKLVATSISSIGPRGMFYLAAAVSDFYVPWDSMAKHKIQSGGGPLDMRLSQVPKMLSMLRNQWAPLAFCISFKLETDPDILIQKADMALNKYKMNIVVANLLATYKEEVIIVTDKERSTIRKINKDEDLEMQMIKILSQNHSKYICGITNECNQSPD; this is encoded by the exons ATGGTCGCCGCGGAGGAGAACCCGGAGTCCTtcttcgccgcggcgccgccgctgcgcgacgccgacgccttcgccgcgagGCTGGCGGAGTTCCTCGCCCGCAACTCTGCAGGTATACGAG AGGGCGGCCGTCGGCGGATCGTGTGCGTGACGTCGGGCGGGACGACGGTGCCGCTCGAGCAGCGCTGCGTGCGGTACATCGACAACTTCAGCTCCGGCCACCGCGGCGCAGCCTCCACCGA GTATTTTTTGAAGGCTGGCTATGCAGTAATCTTCCTCAATCGACG GGGGAGCTGCCAACCTTACTGTAGGTTCCTCCCCGATGATTCATTCCTCAAATTCTTTGATGTCGATGCAGAATCGAAGGTTCAAG TGGCGGAGTGCCACGCGCCGGTGGTCAAGAAAGCAATTGGAGACTATTGCAAG GCAATTGAAGGTGGCTCTCTGCTGAAAGTCCCATTCACTACAATATTTGAATACCTTCAG CTATTGAAGCTGGTCGCTACATCTATAAGCTCGATTGGGCCACGCGGAATGTTCTATCTTGCTGCAGCTGTGTCTGATTTTTATGTCCCTTGGGATAGTATG GCCAAACATAAGATTCAGTCAGGTGGAGGTCCTCTGGACATGAGACTTAGTCAAGTCCCAAAAATGCTTTCAATGTTGCGGAACCAGTGGGCCCCCTTGGCATTCTGTATATCATTCAAG TTGGAGACAGATCCAGACATCCTTATTCAGAAAGCAGATATGGCTCTGAACAAGTACAAGATGAACATCGTTGTGGCCAATTTGCTTGCGACGTACAAAGAGGAAGTCATCATTGTAACAGACAAAGAAAGGAGTACTATTCGGAAGATCAACAAAGACGAGGATTTGGAAATGCAGATGATCAAGATTCTATCACAGAATCACTCGAAGTACATATGTGGCATCACAAACGAGTGCAACCAGAGTCCAGATTGA
- the LOC102710850 gene encoding phosphopantothenate--cysteine ligase 1 isoform X2: MVAAEENPESFFAAAPPLRDADAFAARLAEFLARNSAEGGRRRIVCVTSGGTTVPLEQRCVRYIDNFSSGHRGAASTEYFLKAGYAVIFLNRRGSCQPYCRFLPDDSFLKFFDVDAESKVQVAECHAPVVKKAIGDYCKAIEGGSLLKVPFTTIFEYLQLLKLVATSISSIGPRGMFYLAAAVSDFYVPWDSMAKHKIQSGGGPLDMRLSQVPKMLSMLRNQWAPLAFCISFKLETDPDILIQKADMALNKYKMNIVVANLLATYKEEVIIVTDKERSTIRKINKDEDLEMQMIKILSQNHSKYICGITNECNQSPD, from the exons ATGGTCGCCGCGGAGGAGAACCCGGAGTCCTtcttcgccgcggcgccgccgctgcgcgacgccgacgccttcgccgcgagGCTGGCGGAGTTCCTCGCCCGCAACTCTGCAG AGGGCGGCCGTCGGCGGATCGTGTGCGTGACGTCGGGCGGGACGACGGTGCCGCTCGAGCAGCGCTGCGTGCGGTACATCGACAACTTCAGCTCCGGCCACCGCGGCGCAGCCTCCACCGA GTATTTTTTGAAGGCTGGCTATGCAGTAATCTTCCTCAATCGACG GGGGAGCTGCCAACCTTACTGTAGGTTCCTCCCCGATGATTCATTCCTCAAATTCTTTGATGTCGATGCAGAATCGAAGGTTCAAG TGGCGGAGTGCCACGCGCCGGTGGTCAAGAAAGCAATTGGAGACTATTGCAAG GCAATTGAAGGTGGCTCTCTGCTGAAAGTCCCATTCACTACAATATTTGAATACCTTCAG CTATTGAAGCTGGTCGCTACATCTATAAGCTCGATTGGGCCACGCGGAATGTTCTATCTTGCTGCAGCTGTGTCTGATTTTTATGTCCCTTGGGATAGTATG GCCAAACATAAGATTCAGTCAGGTGGAGGTCCTCTGGACATGAGACTTAGTCAAGTCCCAAAAATGCTTTCAATGTTGCGGAACCAGTGGGCCCCCTTGGCATTCTGTATATCATTCAAG TTGGAGACAGATCCAGACATCCTTATTCAGAAAGCAGATATGGCTCTGAACAAGTACAAGATGAACATCGTTGTGGCCAATTTGCTTGCGACGTACAAAGAGGAAGTCATCATTGTAACAGACAAAGAAAGGAGTACTATTCGGAAGATCAACAAAGACGAGGATTTGGAAATGCAGATGATCAAGATTCTATCACAGAATCACTCGAAGTACATATGTGGCATCACAAACGAGTGCAACCAGAGTCCAGATTGA